The Camelus dromedarius isolate mCamDro1 chromosome 8, mCamDro1.pat, whole genome shotgun sequence genome includes a window with the following:
- the LOC105093867 gene encoding LOW QUALITY PROTEIN: elongation factor 1-alpha 1-like (The sequence of the model RefSeq protein was modified relative to this genomic sequence to represent the inferred CDS: inserted 3 bases in 2 codons), whose amino-acid sequence MGKEKTHINIVVIRHVDSSKSTTTSQLIYKCGGIDKRIIEKFEKEAAEMGKGSFRYAWVLDKLKAECERGITTDISLWKFKTSKYYVTIIDAPGHRDXIKNMITGTFQADCAVLIVAAGVGEFETGISKNGQAREHALLAYTLGVKKLIAGVNKMDCTEPPYSQKSYEEIVKEFSTYIKKIGYNPDTIAFVLISGWNGDNMLEPXMPWFKGWKVTCKDGNASGTMLPEALDCILPPTRPTDKPLHMPLQDVYKIGGIGTVPVGRMETGVLKPGMVVIFAPVNITTEVKSVEMHHEALSEALPGDNVGFKIKNVSVKDVRCGNVAGDSKNDPPMEAAGFTAQVIILNHPGQISAGYAPVLDCHTAHIACRFAELKKIDRRSGKKLKEGPKFLKSGDAAIVDMVPGKPMCVESVSDYLPLGHFAACDIRQMVAMGVIKAVDKKAAGKVTKSTQKAQKAK is encoded by the exons ATGGGAAAGGAGAAGACTCACATCAACATCGTGGTCATCAGACACGTAGATTCCAGCAAGTCTACCACCACCAGCCAACTGATCTATAAATGTGGTGGTATCGACAAGAGAATCATCGAAAAGTTCGAGAAGGAGGCTGCCGAGATGGGAAAGGGCTCCTTCAGGTATGCCTGGGTcttggacaaactgaaggcagaaTGTGAGCGCGGTATCACCACTGATATCTCCCTGTGGAAATTCAAGACCAGCAAGTACTACGTGACCATCATTGATGCCCCAGGACACAGAGA TATCAAAAACATGATTACAGGCACATTTCAGGCTGACTGTGCTGTCCTGATTGTGGCTGCTGGTGTTGGTGAATTTGAAACAGGTATCTCCAAGAATGGGCAGGCCCGTGAGCATGCCCTTCTGGCTTACACTCTGGGTGTGAAAAAACTAATCGCCGGCGTCAACAAAATGGATTGCACTGAGCCACCCTACAGCCAGAAGAGCTATGAGGAAATTGTTAAGGAATTCAGCACCTACATTAAGAAAATTGGCTACAACCCTGACACCATAGCATTTGTGCTAATTTCTGGCTGGAATGGTGACAATATGCTGGAGC ACATGCCTTGGTTCAAGGGATGGAAAGTCACCTGTAAAGATGGCAATGCCAGTGGAACCATGCTGCCTGAGGCTCTGGATTGCATCCTGCCACCAACTCGGCCAACTGACAAACCCTTGCATATGCCCCTCCAGGACGTCTACAAGATTGGTGGTATTGGTACTGTCCCTGTGGGTCGAATGGAGACCGGTGTTCTCAAACCCGGCATGGTGGTCATCTTTGCTCCAGTCAACATTACAACTGAAGTTAAGTCCGTTGAGATGCACCATGAAGCTTTGAGTGAAGCCCTCCCTGGGGACAACGTGGGCTTCAAAATCAAGAATGTGTCTGTCAAGGATGTTCGTTGCGGCAATGTGGCTGGTGACAGCAAAAATGATCCACCAATGGAAGCAGCTGGCTTCACAGCTCAGGTGATTATCTTGAACCATCCAGGCCAGATCAGTGCTGGATATGCACCTGTGCTGGATTGTCACACAGCTCACATTGCTTGCAGGTTTGCTGAACTGAAGAAGATTGACCGTCGTTCTGGGAAAAAGCTGAAAGAAGGCCCCAAGTTCTTGAAATCTGGTGATGCTGCCATTGTTGACATGGTTCCTGGCAAGCCCATGTGTGTTGAGAGCGTCTCTGACTATCTTCCTCTGGGCCATTTTGCTGCCTGTGACATAAGACAGATGGTTGCCATGGGTGTCATCAAGGCAGTAGACAAGAAGGCAGCTGGCAAGGTCACCAAGTCCACCCAGAAAGCTCAGAAGGCTAAATGA